The following DNA comes from Malania oleifera isolate guangnan ecotype guangnan chromosome 12, ASM2987363v1, whole genome shotgun sequence.
TAAGTTATAGGACAAAAGATACTAACCTGCCTTAAGATTTAGTAAAATGACATTGattttttctgaaattttaaGAAATTCAAAGACCCCATCTGAAGTTTGTCAAATAGATACAACCCTCtttttatattttacaaaaagacaaatcttatgaaagaaaatttattttattttatttttttgataaattttaggaAATGTCAAACATATTTGACATCGTAGCgaagattaatgaaaattttaaaattttaagaaaagttCATATCTTTTCGTCAAACCTTCAAAAAACGATCatatctttttctcttttttttttttgccctaaATCATAAAATGCataaataaattcatatttaatttttaacataATGTGCAAAGAGTCCCATAAAAAATGAAGATAAGAAGGATTAGAAGGGCAGGTCACAATTAGGAAATGTGACTTATCAAGGGGGACCCTCCCTCCATACTATCACATGTTGCCCACTAGCCTCTACATCTGAACCCATTTAATGGGTGGGCCTTGCTTGGGTGGGATTGGGTCATCCCCCCACCAAAAATCAGATATTAACTCCCAAACACCCCCTTAACCCCATTTCAACATTTTAATTTATTGCGCATTAATTTACTACCTTATTATTTCTCTTTTGAAATTATCAATCCCTCTCTGGGTTGGACTTTGAATGGACCCTCTGCCTGGCTAGCCTAGCTACCAGCTAAATGCATGGTCCATggattaataataatattaataattaataataaacaTCAAATCAATCGTGTAACAACAACTGGTCTGGAGTAATCACCATCACCCATTTTCTTCCTGTCATCATCGCCCTTTTGAATTTCCTTTTGGGGTTGAGCTCCCCAGCTTAGCTAGTGATAATgctaacttaattaattaaactactTCCCTTTTGCATGTCGTCTAGCCATTTGGTAAACTTTTTTTTGGCTGTTCCTTGCCTATCTTTTAGATATTGGAACTATTCTTGAAGTTTTCTTGGCCcaaattttgcaaaaatgttCATGATGTTGTCTGTAAAGAGATCtcaaaatctttgaaaaaaaaaaaagaaaacaaaactcATCTTTCTTATGAGATAAAATGAAGTCTTTCACGAGTAAAATTTATTATATCTACAAATTAAAGAAGATAATGCTTTACAAGAAAAAAATTAGGGTCTTCACAATTAGGGTCTTCTTGAAAAGTATAGTTTTCAAACGAGAAAAACTCCGAATAAATCGTGCAAGCTTTGATATCAACGCATGGCAGTCAAAATTGAATTTTCTTGACTTGAAAATCACTTTTGAAGTTATTTAGGACAAATTTTACAAAGTGCTAAAGATCATGTCTAGAAATAGGCGTCAAAATCTCTAGACCAAATTAAGACTTATTATTCTCACGAGAAATGCTTGTTAGGCTTTTTTTTAAGAATAGACTCTATTATATTCATGCATCAAAGAAAGTAATACATTACAAGATAATTACGAGACAACTTTTAACATCAAGAATGAGAGCATtccttgaaaatgaaaattttaaaattaaaagtttaaataAAGTGTAAAGATATGTAAACTTTTCTTGAATAAAATCTTGTCTCATATGAGAGTCGAAAAAAATTTTAACTCATGAAAGGCAGTAGCTGCTCATATCCAAATGAGAGGCTTCCTCCACAACAAAAGATGAAATACTACTTTCCTATGAATCGCCAAACAAATTTGAACAAAACTTTAACATGGGACAAGTGAAAAGTGGAGTAATAATAGAGAATTAAACCAAAACCATGAAAGCTAATGATAGCATTAGTAGCAAATGGTGGCTAGGGGCATGATTAGGCAACGGGGAGGGAGTAGGATTAGGGCTACGCGGCTTAGAGTTCCAGTGGAAGCACATTGGGTGTGGggtaaaaactaaaaactaaaaactaaaaattggacTAGCTGACAAAACACCCTCCCTCAGCCtcaccctcaccctcaccctcACGCTTCATAGTCAAACCCAACTTCACAATTCCTAAAACCACATGCTGCACTTGAAGTAAAACAAATCCATCACGCCTCACTTTCCAATGAAAATTAGTATTACCCCCCAGCCCACATGACCTTGCTTGCTTTGGGGATATTGAAAGATCACACAACCCCCTCGCCTTCTTAAAAGAAGATTTCCCTCTACTCCCCCATTCCCATTTTCCATTCCAACCCAAACATGGATCATGCATGACCCTACCATAATTGGGCTCTCACACATTCTTACCTGGTTCAACCAATTGTACCTGGACAAGTGTCACCTTAGGTGCCAGACACTTGTGCAAGGCTGAGGGGCCTCACTTGTAGAGCCAATCATGGACTAACATGTGGCAACCCTAAGCCTAAGACCCCAAACTTtgaaaacccaaagcccaaattATTGAACTTTGTGAAGGGCAGGGCATGGGGGGGCCTGAATGATGATGGGTCCAAAAGGCAAGTACACAGGAGGTGCAATTATTCATGCCATGGATTTCATCCTAAGCAATTCTCAGAATTTCCCCGCACCCCCCAAGGGAGAAAAGGTTTTAATAAATACACCATTTGTTACTAAAACTTCAGGGGATTCAAATTCCCACTACcaagggaaaaaagaaaaaaaagaaaaaagggaaaggaaaggaaagagggAAAAGAGAGTTTTCTTTCtcttatatatattttccttttccCCCACTTTCTTTCCTCTCTTCCTCTGCtctgagagagacagagagacagAGACATGAAGAACACCATCAGGTGCTGCATCTCCTGCATTCTTCCGTGCGGAGCTCTGGACGTAATTCGGATTGTACACTCCAACGGGCGGGTGGAGGAGATTAGCGGCACCGTTCAGGCGGCGGAGATCATGAAGGCGCATCCCAAGCACGTCCTTAAGAAGTCGGCGTCGCCGTCGGCGTCGGAGGAAGGGGTTGTTCCGAAGATTGTGATTGTGCCTCCAGACGCGAAACTCCAGCGCGGGAAGATCTATTTTCTCATGCCGGCGCCGGAGAAGACCAGATCGAAGTCGTCGGCGAGGAGGAAGAAGAGGGAATCGGAAAGCAATGGAACTGGGAATTCCATGGCGAATCTCCTTGTCTCCGATCGGTACTTGAGTGAAATCCTCTCGGAAAAACTCTCGACGCAGAGGGATCGCCGGAGAGGGCGCGTCGGCGTGTGGAGGCCCCACTTGGAGAGCATTTCTGAAGCGCCCAGTGATCAGTAATGATGGGTTTGCAACTTTGCATATGTTTCGGTCGTTGGATTCATTTTGGGCTGATTTATCAAATTGGGGCTCAAGCTGCGGATTGAGTTGCGCCTTTTCTGTGTATATAAGCGTAGATACAAATATGCAAAGGGTTCATGGTTCGGCTTCCCCTGAAGTCTTTGTAGCTGCAGAAATTGTCAATTGGAGAGAGTATTTTTGTAATGTGGAGCtctgttgagagagagagagagagagagagagagagagatggattaAGGATTAAAGCTGTGTGATTCTTGTTTTGATAATTAATTTGTGGGGGAAGAGTGCTGTTCCTGTtaatatattgaaatatgaatgaaaGAGATCCCACTTCCAGAACTACTCTGCTGtgtttagaaattttatgaacaACAGTTAAAAAGGTGATTGTGATGCTGCCATTAAAGCAAACCCTCAACTATGTAATGGCCATTTTGTCTGGGATTTCGCCACTGGAAATGCTCAGATGGTGCACAGAGGCCAGGTAGTCTTTTTCTCTGTACGACTTTTGTTTTGGCATGGACGTAATGCTTATGTCAATCCCCACGAACTTCGCATCAGCAATAGATTAGTGGGGAAAGACTTGGATTCTTTGAATGAATATATCACGTCAGTTAAAAATTTCTGAGCAGAGCACAGGAGACCCAGTTCAGAGATGGTTTTCTCAACCAGGGTAGAgcaattaaattaattaaaatggaATGATTGTACTCTATTTGTAATTATTGTGAGTGTATCCTTTGATGATGTTAACAGAGCGAAAGCAGGGGACTTATCGTGTAGACTTTCGATGATCAAAAACCCTTTTGTTTTGGGTTAAACGATTCTGCTAAGCTGATCAAAGTGACTTCGAGGGAGATGGAATAATTGCCCCCGCGCGCTCGTTTCCACCATGGAATAATGCATCTCTAGCTTGCACAAACAGGAAGTGAGTTTATGTCTTCAAGCATTTTGTTCTCTTGGAGATGATTAGAAAAGGCCAATAACATCGCAAAAAGGGGATTAAGGTAGAGGTTGACCTCTCACCGGCTGCCCGCTGGATGAACAGAGCACCGTTATTGCCTTGGGCAAGCATAGATTCCATTCCAAAAATTCATGGTTCTTTATGCTCAGTTTGGGGATTTTGTTAGgaagatttattttcttttagcctCTTGGAACtcgg
Coding sequences within:
- the LOC131144489 gene encoding uncharacterized protein LOC131144489; amino-acid sequence: MKNTIRCCISCILPCGALDVIRIVHSNGRVEEISGTVQAAEIMKAHPKHVLKKSASPSASEEGVVPKIVIVPPDAKLQRGKIYFLMPAPEKTRSKSSARRKKRESESNGTGNSMANLLVSDRYLSEILSEKLSTQRDRRRGRVGVWRPHLESISEAPSDQ